One window from the genome of Treponema sp. OMZ 838 encodes:
- a CDS encoding V-type ATP synthase subunit I, giving the protein MILPMKKLTLLVLDSQKKAALKTLRNFGAVHIEKEAASSDTLTELQNTYARVQQAEALITESQPKKAEKTKTGPLTLNRNDLLQAVDEILELKDQESNTRAAINKLTGDIEAYSSWGDFDPEDIRSFEENGIYLTMGELSEKSYAALPETVKTVRLVGGKKTVRFAIVSETADVPTDLPSDFTPLILPEMRLSAMKAEKERLQKRLPSFKARIGARTDLLAPLKAEAKKLAKEIEFETVHAGMEVIPLEEDTAAASGTDSSVTLAASGNTANAAAGNAEKEPIRLARLSGYILAEKQADFAGLAKANGWAFIADDPAEEDAVPTAMRHNRFVQLLTPLTDFLGTVPGYREPDISLWFLLFFGIFFAMIFGDAGYGGILVILSLIGIVKAKAKEQPAPLAMQMFLYLGVLTVIWGTATCNWFGISVEYIPAWLKNLSIPAISNATEATVRNANLMQFCFTLGLIQLTIGHLISIVRNIRSPQILGHIGSIAMLCGMYVVVLSLVVSRERYQINQPVLIAIGCGFALNFIFSNYQTGIGQSIVDSLKNIITMFLGVVNVFADIMSYIRLWAVGLAGSAISATVNQMAGPALGSFLIFLGVLLLFFGHGLNYIMNVLSVIVHGVRLNTLEFSNHVGLTWAGFKYEPFAE; this is encoded by the coding sequence ATGATTTTACCGATGAAAAAACTGACGCTCCTTGTGCTGGATTCTCAGAAAAAGGCGGCGTTAAAAACACTGCGGAACTTCGGTGCGGTGCATATTGAGAAGGAAGCCGCTTCAAGCGATACCTTGACGGAATTGCAGAACACGTATGCGAGAGTTCAGCAAGCGGAAGCGTTGATTACCGAATCGCAGCCGAAAAAAGCTGAAAAAACAAAGACTGGACCGCTCACATTGAACCGAAATGACTTATTGCAGGCAGTTGACGAAATTCTTGAGCTTAAAGACCAAGAATCAAATACACGGGCTGCAATCAATAAGCTAACCGGCGACATCGAAGCATACAGTTCTTGGGGTGATTTTGATCCCGAAGATATACGCAGCTTTGAAGAAAATGGCATCTATTTGACGATGGGCGAACTTTCGGAAAAATCCTACGCAGCCTTGCCCGAAACGGTTAAAACGGTGAGACTTGTAGGCGGCAAAAAAACGGTACGCTTTGCGATTGTTTCCGAAACTGCTGACGTGCCTACAGACCTGCCGTCCGATTTTACTCCGCTTATTTTACCGGAGATGCGGCTTTCTGCAATGAAGGCTGAAAAAGAACGCTTACAAAAGCGGCTCCCTTCATTCAAGGCTCGGATTGGGGCGCGGACGGACTTGCTTGCACCGTTAAAGGCAGAGGCAAAAAAGCTTGCAAAAGAGATTGAGTTTGAAACCGTCCATGCCGGTATGGAAGTAATCCCGCTTGAGGAAGATACGGCGGCTGCTTCCGGTACCGATAGCTCGGTAACGCTTGCCGCATCCGGCAATACTGCAAATGCTGCAGCCGGAAATGCTGAAAAAGAGCCGATCCGGCTTGCGCGGCTTTCCGGTTATATCCTTGCTGAAAAACAAGCGGATTTTGCAGGGCTTGCAAAGGCAAATGGCTGGGCGTTTATTGCAGATGATCCTGCTGAAGAAGATGCCGTCCCGACTGCAATGCGGCATAACCGGTTTGTGCAGCTGCTTACCCCGCTGACGGACTTCCTCGGTACCGTGCCGGGCTACCGCGAACCCGATATTTCGCTCTGGTTCCTGCTCTTTTTCGGTATCTTCTTTGCGATGATTTTTGGGGATGCAGGCTACGGCGGCATCCTCGTGATCTTGTCGCTGATCGGAATCGTCAAAGCAAAAGCGAAGGAGCAGCCCGCTCCGCTCGCCATGCAGATGTTCCTCTACCTCGGTGTCCTCACCGTTATCTGGGGAACGGCAACCTGCAACTGGTTCGGCATCTCGGTGGAGTACATCCCCGCATGGCTGAAAAACCTATCCATACCGGCTATCTCGAACGCGACTGAGGCGACTGTCAGGAATGCCAACTTGATGCAGTTCTGCTTTACACTCGGTCTTATTCAGCTGACAATCGGACATCTTATTTCGATTGTGCGGAATATCCGTTCCCCGCAAATACTGGGGCACATTGGTTCGATTGCAATGCTGTGCGGTATGTATGTCGTGGTGTTAAGCCTTGTTGTCAGTCGTGAGCGGTATCAGATTAATCAGCCGGTACTTATTGCGATCGGCTGCGGATTTGCGCTCAACTTTATTTTTTCAAATTATCAAACCGGTATCGGGCAGAGTATTGTTGACAGCCTTAAAAATATCATCACGATGTTCTTAGGGGTGGTAAACGTCTTTGCCGATATTATGAGCTATATCCGCCTTTGGGCAGTCGGGCTTGCAGGTTCTGCAATCAGCGCGACAGTCAACCAGATGGCGGGGCCGGCACTCGGCAGCTTCCTCATCTTTTTGGGTGTGCTGCTGTTATTCTTCGGACACGGTTTAAACTATATTATGAACGTACTTTCGGTCATCGTACACGGAGTGCGGCTTAATACATTAGAGTTTTCAAACCATGTCGGGCTAACGTGGGCAGGGTTCAAATACGAACCTTTTGCAGAATAA
- a CDS encoding V-type ATP synthase subunit B, with translation MKKVYSKIESINGSVITVKAEDVSYGELAQVQTSFGTSLAQVNKLDRGLVSLQVFAGGRGVSTGDEVRFLGREMQVSFSDDLLGRIFNGSGEPRDQGPMLKDNMVEIGGPSVNPSKRIMAKRMIRTGIPMIDVFNTLVVSQKLPIFSSSGEPYNELLARIAMQAEVDVIVLGGMGLKYDDYLYFKDTLEEAGALSRTVMFVHTAADPTVECLMIPDMCLAVGEQFALKGKDVLVLLTDMTNFADAMKEIAIIQEQVPSNRGYPGDLYSQLAARYEKAVDFDDAGSVTVLAVTTMPGDDVTHPVPDNTGYITEGQFYLKHGRIEPFGSLSRLKQNVNGKTREDHRALMDNMIKLYASYKDTLEKKSMGFMMSEWDGKLLKYGELFESRMMDLSVNIPLEEALDNGWKILSSCFTPEETGIKSDLIKTFWPKDAQNNPSAD, from the coding sequence ATGAAGAAAGTGTACAGTAAGATTGAATCCATTAACGGTTCGGTTATAACCGTCAAGGCTGAAGATGTGTCCTACGGTGAGCTTGCGCAGGTTCAGACAAGCTTTGGCACCTCGCTCGCGCAGGTCAATAAGCTGGATAGAGGGCTTGTTTCGTTGCAGGTATTTGCAGGCGGACGCGGTGTTTCCACCGGTGATGAAGTACGCTTCCTCGGCAGGGAAATGCAGGTAAGCTTTTCCGATGACTTACTCGGACGTATCTTTAACGGTTCGGGAGAGCCGCGCGACCAAGGCCCGATGCTCAAAGATAATATGGTAGAAATCGGCGGTCCGTCCGTAAACCCGTCCAAGCGTATTATGGCAAAGCGGATGATCAGAACCGGTATTCCGATGATCGACGTATTCAACACCCTCGTGGTTTCCCAGAAGCTGCCGATTTTCTCAAGCTCCGGTGAACCCTACAACGAACTGCTCGCACGTATCGCAATGCAGGCTGAGGTTGATGTCATCGTACTCGGCGGTATGGGACTGAAATACGACGACTACCTCTATTTTAAGGACACGCTGGAAGAAGCAGGCGCGCTGAGCCGCACGGTGATGTTCGTACACACCGCCGCCGACCCGACGGTAGAATGTTTGATGATCCCCGATATGTGTCTTGCAGTCGGTGAACAATTTGCACTCAAAGGCAAGGATGTCCTCGTCCTTTTAACCGATATGACCAACTTCGCCGATGCGATGAAGGAAATCGCCATTATACAGGAGCAGGTTCCGTCAAACCGCGGTTATCCCGGCGACCTTTACAGCCAGCTTGCCGCCCGCTACGAAAAGGCGGTTGACTTTGACGATGCAGGTTCGGTTACCGTTCTTGCCGTTACCACCATGCCCGGCGACGACGTAACGCACCCCGTTCCCGATAACACCGGATATATCACCGAAGGTCAGTTCTACCTTAAACACGGACGCATCGAACCGTTTGGAAGTCTTTCCCGTCTCAAGCAGAACGTCAACGGCAAGACCCGTGAAGATCACCGTGCGCTCATGGATAATATGATCAAGCTCTATGCTTCCTACAAGGACACGCTTGAGAAAAAGTCTATGGGCTTTATGATGAGCGAATGGGACGGCAAGCTGCTGAAATACGGTGAGCTTTTTGAATCCCGCATGATGGATTTGTCGGTAAACATTCCGCTTGAGGAAGCGCTCGATAACGGATGGAAGATTCTTTCGTCCTGCTTTACTCCTGAGGAAACCGGTATTAAGTCCGATTTGATCAAAACCTTCTGGCCCAAGGATGCGCAGAACAATCCCTCCGCGGATTAA
- a CDS encoding V-type ATP synthase subunit D, producing the protein MAIKLTKNELKNQKESLKMFQRYLPTLQLKKQQLQTEIRTIEMHAKEVRLNRDALHKEFEQWIAVFGEAGVFTPEILKVKEVRTSTGNIAGVSIPVFSGADFERSSYDLFTTPLWLDIACDRMERVLSLDLEAQILDEQVARLNNELRTTTQRVNLFEKVKIPETKRNIKKISVYLGDQQVAAVVRGKISKKNLEKNASDEEETA; encoded by the coding sequence ATGGCTATTAAACTGACGAAAAACGAGCTGAAAAATCAAAAAGAATCGCTTAAGATGTTCCAGCGGTACTTGCCGACGCTTCAGCTTAAAAAACAGCAGCTGCAAACCGAAATCCGCACGATTGAGATGCATGCAAAAGAGGTTCGGCTGAACCGAGACGCGCTGCACAAGGAGTTTGAGCAGTGGATTGCCGTCTTCGGTGAAGCGGGAGTCTTTACGCCTGAAATCCTCAAAGTGAAAGAAGTGCGTACTTCGACGGGAAATATTGCCGGTGTTTCGATACCGGTATTTTCCGGGGCGGACTTTGAACGCAGCAGCTACGATCTTTTTACAACGCCGCTCTGGCTCGATATTGCTTGCGACCGGATGGAGCGGGTTTTATCGCTCGATCTTGAAGCCCAAATCCTCGACGAACAGGTTGCACGGCTCAACAACGAACTGCGTACCACAACGCAGCGGGTCAACTTGTTTGAAAAGGTAAAGATACCGGAAACAAAGCGGAACATCAAAAAAATTTCCGTGTATCTGGGAGATCAGCAGGTAGCGGCGGTTGTGCGCGGGAAGATTTCCAAGAAAAACTTGGAAAAGAACGCTTCGGATGAGGAGGAGACAGCATGA